The window CCGGCGCAGCCGAAGGCTGGGGCCCGCGCCGCCGGCGCCGACGGACACGTGCCGGTTGTCGGCGCACGCGAGCCCTGCCCCTGCGACAGCGGCCGCCGCTACAAGGCCTGTCACGGCCGCGCCGCCGCGCACGCCGTGACCGAGCTGGTGCACCGGCCCTTCGAGGGACTGCCGGGCGAGGGCGACTGGGTCGCGCTGCGCGAGCTGGTGCCCGCTGCCACCGTCGAGCTGCATCTCAAGGAGGCCCTCCCGGAGGGCGTTCCGTCGGTCACGCTCGCGACGGTGCTGCCGATGGCCTGGCCGGCGCTGCGCCGCGACGACGGTTCGGTCCTCATCGGCCTGCAGAACGACACGGCGTCCGGTGACATCAGCCGCGACCTGGCCGACACCCTCCAGCGTGCGCTCACCGCCGAGCCCGGTACGCCGGTCCAGGGCCGCCGCGCCCCGAGCGACGGGGTGCGCCTCCAGGACCTCCTCGACCCCGAAGGCGCGTTCGAGCCAGTTGTGCACGCGGGTTTCGAGTTCTGGGTTCCGGACGCGCAGAACTCGAACACGGAGGTGACCGCCTCCCTGGAGCGGGCCAACGCCGCCGCCATCCCGACGGTGAAGCTCACCGGTGTCGACGCGGCGTACTGGTGCGAGACCCCCGACAAGAACCACCTGCGCTGGGTCATGCCGCACCCGGAGGAGCAGCTTCTGGACGCCCTCGCGCGGCTGCACGCGGCGGGCCGGTCGAGCCTCGGCGAGGGCACCCGTCTCGTGGGTTCCTTCCGCGCCCACGGCCTCACCGTCCCCGTCTGGGACCTGCCGACAGGTGTCACGGCGGAGGACGTCGAGAAGCCCGCGTCCGAGTTCGCCGAGCGGCTCGCCGCCGCGCTGGCCACGGACACACCGCTCACCGCGGACGAGCGCCGGGCCCGCGGCGGCCTCACCAACCGCCAGGTCACCCTCAGCTGACACACAGCGGGCGCCCGGCCCCGGCTGACCGACCGGTCAGCCGGGCGACAGGCGTGCGGAGCGGGTGACTCCTGTCACAACTCCCGGCCGTCACAAGCGAATCGGTGTCCGAATAGCCGAGATCGAATTTGCGAACCGCCGATCTCTTGTTACCGTTTCTGTAGCCCGGTTGCTGGTGCATCCCCCGTCGCCAGCAACCGGGTCTTTTCATCTCCGGATGCGGGCCCGCCGTCGACGAAGTCCTCAAC of the Streptomyces aurantiacus genome contains:
- a CDS encoding DUF5926 family protein; the protein is MAKKRPQTKAKPAQPKAGARAAGADGHVPVVGAREPCPCDSGRRYKACHGRAAAHAVTELVHRPFEGLPGEGDWVALRELVPAATVELHLKEALPEGVPSVTLATVLPMAWPALRRDDGSVLIGLQNDTASGDISRDLADTLQRALTAEPGTPVQGRRAPSDGVRLQDLLDPEGAFEPVVHAGFEFWVPDAQNSNTEVTASLERANAAAIPTVKLTGVDAAYWCETPDKNHLRWVMPHPEEQLLDALARLHAAGRSSLGEGTRLVGSFRAHGLTVPVWDLPTGVTAEDVEKPASEFAERLAAALATDTPLTADERRARGGLTNRQVTLS